A window from Chelmon rostratus isolate fCheRos1 chromosome 13, fCheRos1.pri, whole genome shotgun sequence encodes these proteins:
- the LOC121616150 gene encoding protein starmaker-like isoform X1: MAQRHLLTLFILTSFAVAGESSKYALKGKQVSLKPDITGHPAEILWKHNGNKVVEFDSQEESVFNPFKNRVTLDWQSAELNITDLSFEDSGKYVVEVYINRQLHEIPHELEVIEIVAKPTISCTMNDGGGSNMSATLECSAEPRHPQSLMTFEWSSHGNVHPGTQLIISLGEKHDDEVYSCRVSNPLSHDTATFTAKHCYPNETSAAVIAGVVSAVILLLIIVIAGVFFCRHTHKACFAKGTRDDLKKQSPPGKTEGSDEEKAQRDENTRLLDRAPTLPSTQPLRFSDQDDSEDERPRKGHVQSMKKHFEPNNSGQTAPTNLQTGSESPSCPDVNHLVSNDTGDADADQSREAAGEKVPLCATEADPAGAPARESSAAPEYSDDSEDERPRKGDVNNLASNDKGDADADQSREAAGEKVPLCATEADPAGAPARESSTAPEHSVHDMDSEDEKPTKELEKEAEAEETEEAKSLPANGVFPTTQPCSPLTQNSPNMAAKDTAAEPKEDAISDQVNAETGRNLRKFNSSGIGKTNESDNCSRNEQTPSVPEDKGSETLHGQDSGTPQEETHISDDKQQEINKLVSAAENETDSDGQPQNSTPAKLENTTTSTLQESPDTANTDPGQQEKGQTGNNSDDSGEDDGETAEDKNGEEKSGLSEDKDTQKKDEVVALSIIQQNEKEKI, translated from the exons ATGGCTCAGCGACACTTGCTCaccctcttcatcctcacctcCTTTGCAG TTGCTGGAGAGTCTTCAAAATATGCACTCAAAGGGAAGCAGGTGAGCTTGAAGCCAGACATCACTGGACACCCTGCAGAAATTCTGTGGAAGCATAACGGCAACAAAGTGGTGGAGTTTGACAGTCAGGAGGAAAGTGTGTTCAACCCGTTTAAAAACAGGGTCACTCTTGACTGGCAATCGGCAGAACTCAATATCACTGACCTCAGCTTTGAAGACAGCGGGAAATATGTGGTGGAAGTATATATCAACAGGCAGTTGCATGAAATCCCTCATGAACTGGAGGTCATAG AAATTGTTGCCAAGCCCACCATATCCTGCACGATGAATGATGGCGGCGGCTCTAACATGTCTGCAACGCTGGAGTGCTCTGCAGAGCCCAGACATCCTCAGTCCTTAATGACTTTTGAGTGGAGTTCACATGGAAACGTGCATCCTGGCACACAGCTGATAATATCTCTTGGGGAGAAACATGATGATGAAGTGTACAGCTGTCGTGTGAGCAACCCTCTGAGTCACGACACGGCTACATTCACAGCAAAGCATTGCTACCCCA atgAAACTTCTGCAGCAGTCATTGCCGGCGTAGTCTCTGCGGTTATACTGCTCCTCATCATTGTGATCGCGGGGGTGTTTTTCTGCCGACACACCCACAAAG CATGTTTTGCAAAAGGAACGAGAGATGATTTGAAGAAACAGTCACCACCTGGTAAGACAGAAG GGTCTGATGAGGAGAAGGCTCAGCGTGATGAAAATACTCGTCTTCTTGACAGAGCACCCACACTTCCCTCTACTCAGCCACTGCGCTTCTCAGACCAAG ATGATTCAGAAGATGAGAGGCCACGAAAAG GGCATGTCcaaagcatgaaaaaacactttgagccAAACAACAGTGGACAGACTGCGCCCACAAACTTGCAGACAG gTAGTGAGTCGCCTTCTTGTCCTGATGTGAATCATCTTGTTAGCAACGACACAGGTGATGCAGATGCAGACCAGTCCAGAGAAGCTGCAGGGGAAAAGGTCCCACTGTGTGCAACTGAAGCAGACCCAGCTGGTGCGCCGGCCAGGGAATCCTCCGCTGCTCCTGAATACTCAG ATGATTCAGAAGATGAGAGGCCACGAAAAG gTGATGTGAATAATCTTGCTAGCAACGACAAAGGTGATGCAGATGCAGACCAGTCCAGAGAAGCTGCAGGGGAAAAGGTCCCACTGTGTGCAACTGAAGCAGACCCAGCTGGTGCGCCGGCCAGGGAATCCTCCACTGCTCCTGAACACTCAG TACATGATATGGATTCAGAGGATGAGAAGCCAACAAAAG AGTtagagaaagaggcagaggcagaggagactgAGGAGGCAAAGTCTCTTCCTGCAAATGGTGTCTTTCCTACTACTCAGCCATGTTCACCATTGACCCAAAACTCTCCAAATATGGCAGCTAAGGACACCGCTGCTGAACCCAAGGAAGACGCCATCTCTGATCAGGTTAATGCCGAAACTGGCAGAAATTTGAGAAAGTTTAACTCATCAGGCATAGGGAAAACAAACGAATCAGACAACTGTAGCAGGAACGAACAGACGCCCAGCGTTCCTGAAGATAAAGGCTCAGAAACACTGCATGGGCAAGACTCAGGCACACCACaggaagaaacacacataaGTGACGATAAACAGCAAGAAATTAACAAATTGgtttctgcagctgaaaatgaaaccgATAGTGACGGTCAGCCTCAGAACTCCACTCCAgcaaaactagaaaacacaaCCACCAGTACCCTTCAAGAGTCTCCAGACACTGCAAATACTGACCCAGGTCAACAAGAAAAGGGCCAGACCGGGAACAACTCTGATGATTCTGGTGAGGATGACGGTGAAACTGCTGAAGATAAAAATGGTGAAGAAAAGTCAGGCCTCAGTGAggataaagacacacaaaagaaagatgaagtTGTTGCACTATCCATcatacaacaaaatgaaaaagagaaaatttaA
- the LOC121616150 gene encoding suppressor protein SRP40-like isoform X3: MAQRHLLTLFILTSFAVAGESSKYALKGKQVSLKPDITGHPAEILWKHNGNKVVEFDSQEESVFNPFKNRVTLDWQSAELNITDLSFEDSGKYVVEVYINRQLHEIPHELEVIEIVAKPTISCTMNDGGGSNMSATLECSAEPRHPQSLMTFEWSSHGNVHPGTQLIISLGEKHDDEVYSCRVSNPLSHDTATFTAKHCYPNETSAAVIAGVVSAVILLLIIVIAGVFFCRHTHKACFAKGTRDDLKKQSPPGKTEGSDEEKAQRDENTRLLDRAPTLPSTQPLRFSDQDDSEDERPRKGHVQSMKKHFEPNNSGQTAPTNLQTGSESPSCPDVNHLVSNDTGDADADQSREAAGEKVPLCATEADPAGAPARESSTAPEHSVHDMDSEDEKPTKELEKEAEAEETEEAKSLPANGVFPTTQPCSPLTQNSPNMAAKDTAAEPKEDAISDQVNAETGRNLRKFNSSGIGKTNESDNCSRNEQTPSVPEDKGSETLHGQDSGTPQEETHISDDKQQEINKLVSAAENETDSDGQPQNSTPAKLENTTTSTLQESPDTANTDPGQQEKGQTGNNSDDSGEDDGETAEDKNGEEKSGLSEDKDTQKKDEVVALSIIQQNEKEKI; the protein is encoded by the exons ATGGCTCAGCGACACTTGCTCaccctcttcatcctcacctcCTTTGCAG TTGCTGGAGAGTCTTCAAAATATGCACTCAAAGGGAAGCAGGTGAGCTTGAAGCCAGACATCACTGGACACCCTGCAGAAATTCTGTGGAAGCATAACGGCAACAAAGTGGTGGAGTTTGACAGTCAGGAGGAAAGTGTGTTCAACCCGTTTAAAAACAGGGTCACTCTTGACTGGCAATCGGCAGAACTCAATATCACTGACCTCAGCTTTGAAGACAGCGGGAAATATGTGGTGGAAGTATATATCAACAGGCAGTTGCATGAAATCCCTCATGAACTGGAGGTCATAG AAATTGTTGCCAAGCCCACCATATCCTGCACGATGAATGATGGCGGCGGCTCTAACATGTCTGCAACGCTGGAGTGCTCTGCAGAGCCCAGACATCCTCAGTCCTTAATGACTTTTGAGTGGAGTTCACATGGAAACGTGCATCCTGGCACACAGCTGATAATATCTCTTGGGGAGAAACATGATGATGAAGTGTACAGCTGTCGTGTGAGCAACCCTCTGAGTCACGACACGGCTACATTCACAGCAAAGCATTGCTACCCCA atgAAACTTCTGCAGCAGTCATTGCCGGCGTAGTCTCTGCGGTTATACTGCTCCTCATCATTGTGATCGCGGGGGTGTTTTTCTGCCGACACACCCACAAAG CATGTTTTGCAAAAGGAACGAGAGATGATTTGAAGAAACAGTCACCACCTGGTAAGACAGAAG GGTCTGATGAGGAGAAGGCTCAGCGTGATGAAAATACTCGTCTTCTTGACAGAGCACCCACACTTCCCTCTACTCAGCCACTGCGCTTCTCAGACCAAG ATGATTCAGAAGATGAGAGGCCACGAAAAG GGCATGTCcaaagcatgaaaaaacactttgagccAAACAACAGTGGACAGACTGCGCCCACAAACTTGCAGACAG gTAGTGAGTCGCCTTCTTGTCCTGATGTGAATCATCTTGTTAGCAACGACACAG GTGATGCAGATGCAGACCAGTCCAGAGAAGCTGCAGGGGAAAAGGTCCCACTGTGTGCAACTGAAGCAGACCCAGCTGGTGCGCCGGCCAGGGAATCCTCCACTGCTCCTGAACACTCAG TACATGATATGGATTCAGAGGATGAGAAGCCAACAAAAG AGTtagagaaagaggcagaggcagaggagactgAGGAGGCAAAGTCTCTTCCTGCAAATGGTGTCTTTCCTACTACTCAGCCATGTTCACCATTGACCCAAAACTCTCCAAATATGGCAGCTAAGGACACCGCTGCTGAACCCAAGGAAGACGCCATCTCTGATCAGGTTAATGCCGAAACTGGCAGAAATTTGAGAAAGTTTAACTCATCAGGCATAGGGAAAACAAACGAATCAGACAACTGTAGCAGGAACGAACAGACGCCCAGCGTTCCTGAAGATAAAGGCTCAGAAACACTGCATGGGCAAGACTCAGGCACACCACaggaagaaacacacataaGTGACGATAAACAGCAAGAAATTAACAAATTGgtttctgcagctgaaaatgaaaccgATAGTGACGGTCAGCCTCAGAACTCCACTCCAgcaaaactagaaaacacaaCCACCAGTACCCTTCAAGAGTCTCCAGACACTGCAAATACTGACCCAGGTCAACAAGAAAAGGGCCAGACCGGGAACAACTCTGATGATTCTGGTGAGGATGACGGTGAAACTGCTGAAGATAAAAATGGTGAAGAAAAGTCAGGCCTCAGTGAggataaagacacacaaaagaaagatgaagtTGTTGCACTATCCATcatacaacaaaatgaaaaagagaaaatttaA
- the LOC121616150 gene encoding protein starmaker-like isoform X2, which produces MAQRHLLTLFILTSFAVAGESSKYALKGKQVSLKPDITGHPAEILWKHNGNKVVEFDSQEESVFNPFKNRVTLDWQSAELNITDLSFEDSGKYVVEVYINRQLHEIPHELEVIEIVAKPTISCTMNDGGGSNMSATLECSAEPRHPQSLMTFEWSSHGNVHPGTQLIISLGEKHDDEVYSCRVSNPLSHDTATFTAKHCYPNETSAAVIAGVVSAVILLLIIVIAGVFFCRHTHKACFAKGTRDDLKKQSPPGSDEEKAQRDENTRLLDRAPTLPSTQPLRFSDQDDSEDERPRKGHVQSMKKHFEPNNSGQTAPTNLQTGSESPSCPDVNHLVSNDTGDADADQSREAAGEKVPLCATEADPAGAPARESSAAPEYSDDSEDERPRKGDVNNLASNDKGDADADQSREAAGEKVPLCATEADPAGAPARESSTAPEHSVHDMDSEDEKPTKELEKEAEAEETEEAKSLPANGVFPTTQPCSPLTQNSPNMAAKDTAAEPKEDAISDQVNAETGRNLRKFNSSGIGKTNESDNCSRNEQTPSVPEDKGSETLHGQDSGTPQEETHISDDKQQEINKLVSAAENETDSDGQPQNSTPAKLENTTTSTLQESPDTANTDPGQQEKGQTGNNSDDSGEDDGETAEDKNGEEKSGLSEDKDTQKKDEVVALSIIQQNEKEKI; this is translated from the exons ATGGCTCAGCGACACTTGCTCaccctcttcatcctcacctcCTTTGCAG TTGCTGGAGAGTCTTCAAAATATGCACTCAAAGGGAAGCAGGTGAGCTTGAAGCCAGACATCACTGGACACCCTGCAGAAATTCTGTGGAAGCATAACGGCAACAAAGTGGTGGAGTTTGACAGTCAGGAGGAAAGTGTGTTCAACCCGTTTAAAAACAGGGTCACTCTTGACTGGCAATCGGCAGAACTCAATATCACTGACCTCAGCTTTGAAGACAGCGGGAAATATGTGGTGGAAGTATATATCAACAGGCAGTTGCATGAAATCCCTCATGAACTGGAGGTCATAG AAATTGTTGCCAAGCCCACCATATCCTGCACGATGAATGATGGCGGCGGCTCTAACATGTCTGCAACGCTGGAGTGCTCTGCAGAGCCCAGACATCCTCAGTCCTTAATGACTTTTGAGTGGAGTTCACATGGAAACGTGCATCCTGGCACACAGCTGATAATATCTCTTGGGGAGAAACATGATGATGAAGTGTACAGCTGTCGTGTGAGCAACCCTCTGAGTCACGACACGGCTACATTCACAGCAAAGCATTGCTACCCCA atgAAACTTCTGCAGCAGTCATTGCCGGCGTAGTCTCTGCGGTTATACTGCTCCTCATCATTGTGATCGCGGGGGTGTTTTTCTGCCGACACACCCACAAAG CATGTTTTGCAAAAGGAACGAGAGATGATTTGAAGAAACAGTCACCACCTG GGTCTGATGAGGAGAAGGCTCAGCGTGATGAAAATACTCGTCTTCTTGACAGAGCACCCACACTTCCCTCTACTCAGCCACTGCGCTTCTCAGACCAAG ATGATTCAGAAGATGAGAGGCCACGAAAAG GGCATGTCcaaagcatgaaaaaacactttgagccAAACAACAGTGGACAGACTGCGCCCACAAACTTGCAGACAG gTAGTGAGTCGCCTTCTTGTCCTGATGTGAATCATCTTGTTAGCAACGACACAGGTGATGCAGATGCAGACCAGTCCAGAGAAGCTGCAGGGGAAAAGGTCCCACTGTGTGCAACTGAAGCAGACCCAGCTGGTGCGCCGGCCAGGGAATCCTCCGCTGCTCCTGAATACTCAG ATGATTCAGAAGATGAGAGGCCACGAAAAG gTGATGTGAATAATCTTGCTAGCAACGACAAAGGTGATGCAGATGCAGACCAGTCCAGAGAAGCTGCAGGGGAAAAGGTCCCACTGTGTGCAACTGAAGCAGACCCAGCTGGTGCGCCGGCCAGGGAATCCTCCACTGCTCCTGAACACTCAG TACATGATATGGATTCAGAGGATGAGAAGCCAACAAAAG AGTtagagaaagaggcagaggcagaggagactgAGGAGGCAAAGTCTCTTCCTGCAAATGGTGTCTTTCCTACTACTCAGCCATGTTCACCATTGACCCAAAACTCTCCAAATATGGCAGCTAAGGACACCGCTGCTGAACCCAAGGAAGACGCCATCTCTGATCAGGTTAATGCCGAAACTGGCAGAAATTTGAGAAAGTTTAACTCATCAGGCATAGGGAAAACAAACGAATCAGACAACTGTAGCAGGAACGAACAGACGCCCAGCGTTCCTGAAGATAAAGGCTCAGAAACACTGCATGGGCAAGACTCAGGCACACCACaggaagaaacacacataaGTGACGATAAACAGCAAGAAATTAACAAATTGgtttctgcagctgaaaatgaaaccgATAGTGACGGTCAGCCTCAGAACTCCACTCCAgcaaaactagaaaacacaaCCACCAGTACCCTTCAAGAGTCTCCAGACACTGCAAATACTGACCCAGGTCAACAAGAAAAGGGCCAGACCGGGAACAACTCTGATGATTCTGGTGAGGATGACGGTGAAACTGCTGAAGATAAAAATGGTGAAGAAAAGTCAGGCCTCAGTGAggataaagacacacaaaagaaagatgaagtTGTTGCACTATCCATcatacaacaaaatgaaaaagagaaaatttaA